The DNA window TATCCCCCCGCCAGCAGTTCCTTCTCCAGATTTTCCAAAAGCCCTGCGCTCAAGAACAGTACCATGGTCGTCTGGTGGGCCGCAAAGGCAGATACCTTCTCCCGCTCAGGAACCGGCGTCCGCCCTTCCATCCGGGTGATCACCACACTCTGGGACAGATCCGGAAGCGTATATTCCAGATTCAGCGCCGCTGCCGCCCCGCAGAAAGAACTGACTCCCGGGCAGGATTCATAGGAAATGCCTTTCTGGTCCAACTGATCCATCTGCTCCCGCACCGCTCCGTAGAGACTGGGATCCCCGGTATGGAGCCGGACGGTATCCAACCCTTCTCCTTCTGCCCGCTCCATGACTTCCAGCACCTCTTCTAAGGTCATATGAGCACTATTATATATCTTACAACACTTTTTTGTTTCTTTTAATAGTTCTGGATTTACCAACGATCCCGCATAAATGACAACGTCCGCCCCTCTTAGCAGCCGCTGCCCCCGCACTGTGATCAGGTCTTCCGCTCCCGGCCCTGCCCCAACGAAATAAATCATTGCTTTTCTCCTTCTCTTACAAATATCAGTGTAAAATATCCGGCATCTTCCGGCAGGTCTTCTGCTCTCTGATAGATCCGCTCCTGTTCCATGCCGCAGTTTTCCACTCCCGTCACCTGGGCGCCGGCAGCTTCCTCTTCTTCCAGGATCTTCTTGACCTTGGGCATTTTTCTGCCTGCCTTCATCAAAACTTTGGTTCCGGGAAGCTTCAATGCTTCCTCAATTTGGTAGGAAGCCGGAATGATGTGGATTTCCTCTGCTTTCTCCCCCAGGGTGATTCCAAGCCTGGCCGCCGCCGCGCAGAAAGAAGGAATCCCGCTGATGATCCGGGCCTCATAACCCTGTTCCTGAAGACGGCTATGCAGATAAAAATAGGTAGAATACACACAGGGATCTCCCAAAGTCAGAAAGGCTACATCCTTCCCTTCATCCAGCAGGGCACGCAGTTTACGTTCCGCCGCTTCATGGCTTTTTTCCAGCACCTTTGGGTCTTTGGTCATAGGCATCTCAACGCCCGCCAGTTCTTTTTCCTTTAAAAAGGGACAGGCCGCTGCCGCGATTCCATAGGCAGTGGTTTCCTCCGGAATCTTCCCCGGCGCCGCGACCACCTGGCATTCCTGGATCACCCGGTATGCTTTCAGAGTCAATAATTCTGGATCGCCAGGACCTACTCCGATCCCGTAAAGTATACCTTTCTGTTTCATAAATCCTCCTGTCTGTTCTGGTGCCATTCTTGATATTTTTTTATAAGCCTGTCTGCTTGGCTGCTTTTTCCCAATATGCCATATTGACTGGAAAAAAGGATCACGCCCAGCTCAAGCTTCCCTTCTGTCCGCCGGATCAAATGTTCTTCTGCCCGGTCCACCAGTTCCTGTCCCAGCATAGCCCGCTCTTCTTCCTTACAGATTCCAAGGGCTTCTTCTGTCGTCAGACTCTCCAATATTTGGGAAGCCTTCTCTTCTCCCAAATGGCGGCGCAGAGCCGCT is part of the Lachnospiraceae bacterium KGMB03038 genome and encodes:
- the cobI gene encoding precorrin-2 C(20)-methyltransferase; its protein translation is MKQKGILYGIGVGPGDPELLTLKAYRVIQECQVVAAPGKIPEETTAYGIAAAACPFLKEKELAGVEMPMTKDPKVLEKSHEAAERKLRALLDEGKDVAFLTLGDPCVYSTYFYLHSRLQEQGYEARIISGIPSFCAAAARLGITLGEKAEEIHIIPASYQIEEALKLPGTKVLMKAGRKMPKVKKILEEEEAAGAQVTGVENCGMEQERIYQRAEDLPEDAGYFTLIFVREGEKQ
- the cobM gene encoding precorrin-4 C(11)-methyltransferase, with protein sequence MIYFVGAGPGAEDLITVRGQRLLRGADVVIYAGSLVNPELLKETKKCCKIYNSAHMTLEEVLEVMERAEGEGLDTVRLHTGDPSLYGAVREQMDQLDQKGISYESCPGVSSFCGAAAALNLEYTLPDLSQSVVITRMEGRTPVPEREKVSAFAAHQTTMVLFLSAGLLENLEKELLAGGYEADTPAAIVYKATWPEEACYLCTVGTLAETAKTYGITKTALIIVGQVVTHQNYQRSKLYDPEFTTGYRKGKQDEDCSH